A stretch of the Tannerella serpentiformis genome encodes the following:
- a CDS encoding MoaF-related domain-containing protein: MKKKTVRIALALCGLFFVASNNAKRKKLLSSENVEAAQAEPTYELIGQRVQLLYDGGMKAEVQYLNDTTLHRKTTVNGSVAEERNTMVQRRIDNSRFFVNWIENDGTTASQVIDFKEKTVTVFLTFTGPDGKRNSQLLTGRLELLRE, from the coding sequence ATGAAAAAGAAAACAGTTAGGATTGCGTTAGCCCTATGCGGCCTCTTCTTTGTCGCAAGCAACAACGCCAAGCGGAAAAAACTGCTCTCCTCTGAAAACGTTGAAGCGGCTCAAGCTGAACCGACGTACGAGCTGATCGGACAACGCGTCCAGTTGCTCTATGACGGAGGGATGAAGGCTGAAGTACAATATCTGAATGATACGACGCTGCACAGGAAAACCACCGTGAACGGTAGCGTGGCAGAAGAGCGCAACACAATGGTTCAACGACGCATCGACAACAGCCGCTTCTTCGTGAACTGGATAGAAAACGACGGCACGACTGCGAGCCAAGTGATCGACTTCAAAGAAAAAACGGTGACCGTCTTTCTGACATTTACGGGCCCTGATGGCAAACGCAATTCGCAACTGCTCACTGGGCGCCTTGAGCTGCTCAGAGAATAA